In the Chaetodon trifascialis isolate fChaTrf1 chromosome 15, fChaTrf1.hap1, whole genome shotgun sequence genome, CTGAAGGGCTTAAAATACCATTCAGCGGTCATGTAAGTGGATGCTTTGTGCCACCGCGATGGTGGAGACGATCTTTTTCAAGACTGCCGCGTCACTGAAAGTTGCAGACGAGCCCcgtgaagcagcagcaaaagaTGCAGCCATGATCACATAAAAGTCAAGATGAGGAGTGTTAGGAAGGCAGCAGATCAGCAGgatcactttttctttttttttaccgcATCTGCCTTAAGAGCTTTTACAATCACTTTAAAAATAAGTCAAAGAGATCTAATTGATAATTAGTGTGATGGTGGAGCAGGCTGGGGAGGCGTTCACACTCTGCAGGCGAAGAAGTACATCTGTGCTGTGAGCTGAACGATGGATGCCGCATCTGTACGGATGTTTGCCCACGAATGAGTCCTGCATGAGGgtaaaagagacaaaataatGCTGAAAAATAACCAGGAAATACTCTCTGTGACCACACAATACATTCACTGATGTTATGTGCAATAAAGGATCTCCAGAGCAGTTTGATGTGTCTGTAAATCTACATATTTGTGGAACTTTAGTCAAGTGGAGCATCCATTTAATTAAACGTAATCCAGAGGCTCATACATTTATTACCCTTATATAAACTCATTAgagctttttttcttccatttacaTTATGTTCATTATCCAAACTGCCTTCTGCCCGTGTTTATTTATATGAGTAatgctttgtgttgttgtgtgtggaTCTGCATATATCAAAGCCAAGCAGGAACATCTAATATGTAGACAACCAGTTTAGAGGCAGAAAGAGTACACAGATCATTACAGTTTATTCACAGTTTGTTAACAGTTCAGCAAACAGTTCGACGTGGAGCAACTCAGAAAAAGAGTTGTCCCCTCTGGCCATCGGGGTGGtgtcctctgacctctgtcttTGTCACGTTGCCCTCTGTTAAGCCTTTTCATTGACCTGCGTGTGCATGTTACACTGATGTATAATTGGCCTTGACATATGTACTTTTTTCATACACTGAAAAATTGCCCAGCTGCCCTTCACAATGAGCAAATGCGTGCAATTTTAAGACTTTAAGTTACATGTTTggtaatattttacatttgaatatttaaattTATTCTAGTTCTTATTGTAATTCTTATTCTTTATTGGACACGAGCATTTTAACACAACCTCTGGGTTTGACACCCTGCCTTTCATTTGCCTTAGCATATGATATATAAAATCTTTAAATCTCGATTAAATCTTGATCTTGAAGTGAATGTTTCTTTATACAGATGTGTTTAAATACATCACCATGCTGTGCAACCCTGACCTGGCACACCTGTTATGTaccttcacctgctgctgcacagaactCCCCTCGATGATGCATGCAGTTACAGCACATCTCCCTGTTACACAATTACAACCCTCGTCCACCTGCAGTGGTCCCCTGCACGGGTCGGGGTTTGTCCCGTGGTGGGCTCATTCCCCTGGTGTCCCTCCCAAGCCTGAGGCCCTCCAGCTGTAGCGCTGTGTCCACATGATGAGTCACTACAGTGAATAAGGAGCGCCTCAGCTAACCCCAGTGCAGTGTTCCTCATAGTCatggtgcatttgtgtgcaggGACACTGTGGCTCTGCTCTGCATGCTTTTTCAGGCTGTTGCACGTGTGTGCGCGTCTGCCTGTCTttgagtctgtctgtgtgctatATCTGGATGTGAGTGGATCCCGAGGGATGAAAGCCAGTGACCGAGGGGATCCCTCCATTGACGCTAACTGTAATTGTAAGCGTCCGTTTGAATCGGCGTGTGGTGTCgtgatgtggagagttcagcccAGAGGAACTGATcttgttgacctttgaccttgcgCTGTTCTGGCAGGGCTATGAGCTATGTCAAGGGCTCTGATGTATCAGAGAGACTGAAAGTTTGACGACCCGTGATGACACGGTTGTGACCTTTTGAGCTGATGCTTATTGAGCCATTGATCCTGAAAGTTACTCCCTTTCAGAGCTCATTAGCTGTGCCCTGTTATATAAAGTCACTGTGGCATTATGCAGAAGGGAGTCCTACTTCCTTTTCTGACTTAAGAACCAAAGTCTGTTGtgctttttgatgttttcacgTGTGACGCGATTTCCACCAATTTGCTGTTCATCGTTTATATCAGAGCAACTGGACAGAAagcctgcctgctgtgtctgtgcGGTGCTATTCGGGAGGCTGACTCACCCCAGTAACTTAATGCACAGAGTCAGCTTCTTACCCCTAACTGCCCCACTAGCTCCTGCAGACATAAATTGGATGAGAAAGCAAAATGCCAGGTTATATGTGGCTGAGGTAGCAGAGGAGTATTAAACCCAGGCAGCGGTGCGCCTGGGCTGGAGCGTCTCTCCTGGTCAGGTGGGAGTGTGACGGTTCCTGGTGCACAAACTAACAAGGAACTCTGcaaagtcaatgcaaagctTCGGCAAAGGACGCGCTCAagttcctctttgtcttgtAAAATGTTAGGACTGTTAGCTACACAGGTGTAGTAGATTCCCTGTTAAATCACCTCAAAATATGATTTCAAAAGTAGTTTTACTTGAGCAACATGGTGaaattagaaacacctctgaCCCCCAGTGGGTCAGTCATTACTGACTCCTGCTGCACAGCAAATCACTGCACAAATCCACGAGCTTCTGCATGCTACTGGAGATCCCAAAGTTTGTGAATTTTGAGGAAATGTGTATAAAATCAAGCACAAGTCAAccaaaatatttgcatttgaGGAAGTGGTGCAGAAACCCAAAACATGAAAGTCTGGGTTTCAATATTTCACTCAGTGTAAACATCAAGCAAGAACTGGAACATAtaggcagaacacacacacagagaactgTGTGATAAGGAGTGGAAGaaatggagaaaagaaagaaagaaaactggatTTAACAGAGCAGACAATATacagacatactgtatactgtgtATGCAAACACACTTGAATCTGCTACCACATTGAACTGATCACAAGACAAAATACTCAATAAGTACATAAATCACATTAATTTCCCCTTAAATAtaacagaaaagagaaacacagtagacagaaaatgttgaaagaacagaaaagctAGCGGTGATCCGTTTGTTGCTCCCGAAACTTTACACAGCAGAGTAGCTTCAGCATCACATTAAATCAAAGCAGTTTAACCTTTTGTTTGTCTGCGAGTGAATCTGATATTCTAATCTAAAGGACAGCAGTGGCACAGTAAGAGTTACGTAAAGTAATTCAATGATGTAATGCGGGAAAAGTCAGACAGAGCTCGACCATGGAAGGACACCGCTATGACTCTGCGTGCTTGTGGCAACCTCTCGCTCCGCTCCGGCCATTTGCTGCTTACTCATACATGTCGGTCGCAGACGCTCTCAGTTCACACTCTCACATGGACTTCAGCGCTCAGTTTGACGGCAGGATTGAATGCAGCTCAGGCCTCTTACTGTATGTCAGTAATATGCGTCCAGGAGTGTCTGTGTACATGCAGAGGATTCCTGACATCTTCCTCCTGTATCCCCAGCATGTCCTTATATGGTCAGAATGATATGAGACATGCTTCATCACAAGCCTTCTTCAAAACATTCCCgccctctctgctcctgctgGAGACACAAAGCAGAGGGCCGGGAGCCCCTGCTCGTCTCCTCCAGCGAGATTTTCCCCAtcgctgcagctccagctcactCCGCCTAAGCTCTCAACCTGCTTGGTAAGGATATCGTCCCTGGAAGCCCTTTAAACCCCAAACTAAGCTAGTATTCATGGTTGGATTTTCCTCCCAGTCTAGCTGACAATAAGCCATGTGCTATTGCGGCTTCATCAGGGGGAAAGTTCTGTGGAGGTGTCATACTCATCCCCCAAAGCCGCCCTGAGGGACAGCAGTGTTTGGGTTCAGCTCCACTGCCTGAGCTAATGTGGGTCTGCTGTCTGACTCCCCGCTCCAACGGTTTGTGCCCGGCCACCTGCTGATTCTGCTGGTTTGGATGGACTGCCTGGAGCCCAGACCTAACCTACATAAGGCAACATGCCCCTCTTCCTAAactcaaatgcacacacacacgcgcatgcacacaagcacagtgCAACACAATGCCATTTACCTCTCAACCAGAACAAACCAGTCAAGTTAATACAATCCTGAAAACTGCACCTCACACAGAAGAAGGCTCACTAAGAGGATTTATTTCTTCAAAAAGAGATAGGCTGttaaataaagtgtgtgtatttgatgaTAGCAAATTCCCTATTTGGATTATTTCGCCTCCTTCTCGGTGCTGCTTGATGGTATTTTTTAATACCGATATCCTCTTTCCGCTCTGTTTGGGCTTCTAATTCCCCAAAAAGCCCGAACTTGACAGCAACCTAGCTGTGGCACTGAGCTAtgaattcagtgtgtgtgtgtttgtgctgcaagAAGCAACAGATCAAATTAAGGGTATATTGACTGTAGGAGCTCACAGAGGAGCACTTATTTTAATTAAAGCAATTATTATGTCACCTCTTTTCACATCCTGCCGCTGAACTTGCAGAACTGTTTCCACAGGGCAGGAAGTCTCACTAGAAAATCTACACAAATCTTGCTTTGATCACATTTTGGATTTGCATTTATGGTGAActtcctttttctccctcttgtcttctcctttcctttctgcagagTCTGTGAGCAGGTGAGAGAGGGACACTGTCTGCCCCACTGTCCAGCGACACAATGAGCTGGAGCTTCCTCACGcggctgctggaggagatcCACAACCACTCCACCTTCGTGGGGAAGCTGTGGCTCACCGTGCTCATCGTCTTCCGCATCGTTCTCACCGCCGTTGGGGGAGAGTCCATCTACTACGACGAACAGAGCAAGTTTGTCTGCAACTCGGGCCAGCCGGGCTGCGAGAATGTCTGCTACGACGCCTTCGCCCCTCTGTCTCACGTCCGCTTCTGGGTCTTCCAAATTATCTTGGTGGCGATGCCTTCTCTAATGTACATGGGCTACGCAGTCAACAAGATCGCACGATTAGATGAAGCCAAAGGAGGAGGTGCTTCTGCTCCTGTTAGAACAGGAGGAGGGGGctacacacacaggaagcccAGGAAAATCTGCTTCGGGGCACGGCAGCACCGGGGAATCGAGGAGACCGAGGAAGACCAGGAGGATGATCCCATGATCTATGAGGTGCCGGAGATCGAGCCTCCGAAAAGGCCACGGGATCCACTGCAACCCACACCCAGACCCAAAGTCCGGCATGATGGGCGCAAGCGTATCCAAGATGAGGGTCTGATGCGGGTCTACGTACTGCAGCTGGTGACCCGCACAGTTCTAGAAGCAGGCTTCCTTGCGGGCCAGTATTTGCTGTATGGGTTCCGTGTAACTCCTGTGTTCGTGTGCTCGGGGAAACCTTGTCCCCACAGCGTTGACTGCTTCGTGTCCCGGCCTACGGAGAAGACAATCTTCCTGCGCATCATGTATGGTGTCACCGTCCTTTGTCTCCTGCTCAATGTTTGGGAGATGCTCCATTTGGGGATTGGTTCAATCTGTGACATTCTTCGCCGTCGACGCTGCCCTCCTCAGGAGGATGAGTACCAGTTGGGCTTGCTGGGCACCAACGGGGGCGTGGAGGGTTCAGTAGCAGGGACAGGGCCTGAGGCAGGTTCTGAGGGAGGAGTGGGTGGAGACGGAGCTGCCGATTACGTGGGTTACCCCTTCTCGTGGAACACCCCGTCAGCTCCTCCTGGCTACAACATTGTGGTGAAGCCAGAGCAGATGCCCTACACGGACCTCAGCAACGCTAAGATGGCCTGCAAGCAGAACCGGGCAAACATTGCccaagaggagcagcagcagttcggCAGCAATGAGGACAACTTTCCCACCGGAGGGGAGGCCCGCGTGGCTCTGAACAAAGACATGATCCAGCAGGCTCACGAGCAGCTGGAGGCGGCCATCCAGGCCTACAGTCAGCAGCACCGGGCAGAGGGGCAGCTCGGGGACAACCAGGACGACAAGCCCCAAAGTAACATCATCCAGGCCCAACCGCAGCCACAGCCTCAGAAAGAGCGCAAGCATAGATTCAAGCACGGGAAGggaggcagcagtggaggaggcagcagcagcaacagcagcagcagcaagtcaGGAGAAGGCAAGCCCTCTGTATGGATTTAGGCCCAGAAACAGTGACATGTATTGAAACCATGTACATATGAGAGACTGGATGACGAGCTGCTGCAATCTTCCTCGGATATTAAAACACCACTGTGCCTTAAAGAATCCTGCAAGCTGGagaagatgtgtgtttgtgtgcgaagGTGTGTGAAAGAACGTGATGTTGCAGCTGACAATTTGTTTTGTCTGGGCTCTCACTGTCTAACTTGAAACGTCACACCAGCACAAACTGTAATGGGCTTCAGTCTGTCGTTTACATGTCTCGTTCTCCTCGAGTCCTAAAGCAGATTATTGACCTCTGATGTCTTCCCGTTCATCCTTTCTTAGGGATTTGAACTTTGGAAAATTACTGAATGATAATGAGTTCTGTTGCAAATCAGATTGATCCCAGATTTGGCTTAGCTCATTTTCTGGCCTCTCCTCTGCAAAGACTCTGTCTCCATTAACACATTGGCATCCTAGTTCTTGGGACATCAAAATACAGTGACATTAAAGTGAAGTATCATCATAATACAAAGGCAAAGGGATGCCAGTTACTATGCCCTGGCAAGCTAAAGCTACGACTTTATGAAGGAACGTCATAACAACGTAAATGCAATAAAACGAATCATAATTCAGCGGCAGCACCTACAGCAGTGACTTTATAATGCCGTGACAGCATCACCTTCCTGAAGGCTGCGTCCTGTCAGTCAtgctctgtctgcttctccGGTCTCGATCACAGCGTCATGTcgctgtggctgtgtgtttgtgtgtgtttcctgtgtttctttaCAAGCGTACcacaccagctgctgctcagaaaaagaaaaaaaaacattacagtaCAGCAGGTGGGTTTTTACCAACATCTGATATTACCTGagagaaaatgttctttttaacaAGGTGCATAAACAATCCCAGTTTTTATACCTAACTCCTCAACTTCTCAGATTCTGGCTCTTCATGGCTATTGAGCGAGGCTGCTCAGCACTCCACTGCTGTTCCACCTGCCTTGTAGTTGACTGCCCCCTGGTGGTGTCTTCTACAGGGAGTAGATGACAGTTGCCAATGCTACCTGCATCCAGCAACACCTTAACGAGCTCCTTTTCTATTGACAAGCCTTGTGCCAGTCGTCTTCCCAGTGCTACACCTTCAGAGTTAGATGCACAAGGCTGCAATATCACCCCGTCGTAATGGAAGAGGTTTAAAGCCATTACTATAATATAGTGAGACCAAacactgtttgtgtgatgcAAGTGTCAGTGCCAAGATTTATACTAGGCTGCCATGAAGCCTGGTTGTTTGTAGCTTTGGAATACTGTGGCCATGCTACTCCAGTTGTGGAAAAATGCCTACATGAGACCAACCCTTTTGTAAAATTCGCCTGTTTTTTGTATCACGGTATGCGTATTGCTTTTTGGGATTTAAAACAGCAAACTCGAACATGGAGTTTTTACGTTCAAGTCAGTGTTTTATATGAAAACACTCTTTttttcaataaagttttttgtaaaataaagaaaaagaaagcaagccGAATTAGTTGTATGGGTATTTCTGGTTGTTGTGTTTTAAATTGCCTTCCAattgtaaaaaatgtgaaatatgacatAGTATATTTTTATAATATGTCGGCTACGGTGACTTAATGacgtgaagaaaaaaaaagccagacttTTCCTTGTATGTTACAGTATCAGTATTTAATGTATGTAGCAACCCTCTGGGCTGTGTTTTAATAAACTGTGTTCCTCCTTTTCCTGCATTGTTCTGAGACCTGCTGAACGGCTGCGTGTGGAGACAAACTGTCTGATGGAATCGATCGGGGAAGGGACATAAAGTGCCAAATTATTCAAACCATCCCGAGCTTTGCCCCGCAGTAGCTCTCCAGACGCGCATTTGCTCATTTTATGACAGTGCGACGGGAGGGGGAGCAAATCTGAAAAACTGGCACATTGTGTCCTTGATTTAATGACAGTCTTTCCCAGAAAGTAGTGAACTCGCCGAGCAAACCGTGTTGAAGTCGTGAGGCTGAACATTGTGGCAGAAACGCAGTGTACAAAACAACAGGGTGCTCGTAGGAAGAGTTCTTTCCACGCCGGTCTGCTCGGCCAGCAGACGGTCATAAATCTGCAGAAGTGCTGCAGCCAGTCGCTCCTCAGAGCTGTGACTGACACTGGCTCCACTGACGCTGCTCTGGTGCCAATAAGCCACAGGTGATTTAAAGTTTCCCAGTCTGTGTCAGTCTCTCCTCCTGGAGGCCAATCAGCCCTCATTTAAGTCTTCCTCAGTGAGCAAAGTTCCTCAACTAACAtgcttttttcctttcatgagAAGGAAACAAGCTGAAGTACAAATGTGAGAGCCAGCTGGGGCCACTAGAGGGCGACTTCCTGTCAAAGGAGGGAGCACTTCAGAGAGGCAGGAAGGGGCATTTTGAGGACATGCCATGGGGGTACTCAAAGACCCCATCTGCTCAGAGTCTGCATGACTGGCAGCGTGGCCTTACATCTCCAAAACTATTCTAGGTTATGTGGCTCAGTCTGTTTTTAGGGGAAAGTGAGGAATTCGGGCAGCTATCCAGGTCAAAAGAATTACCCCGTGGCACAgttctgtctttgtgtggccCCCTTTGTCCATTGAGAggctgagaaagaaagagttaGGTGAAAGAAAGTGTGCTCACCGAACAGAAGCCACTTTTTTAGGGTTTATTCTCCTCTGCATATTGTCGCTGTCCTGTGaatttccaaaatgtcacaagGGCTTTTGAAAGAAGTACTAAAAGCAAACCGAGGCTAAAGTGCTCCATCTGACAATGCATTTACAGGATAAATGTGagtttttctcagttttgtAGGTCTATGTTGATTCTTTGTGTAAGTACACTGGGAGGCATGTTAGAGCCAGTAcctgttttcaattaaaaccTAACAAACGTAGCACTGACACCTTGCAGGAATTCaacttttcacaaaaaaacGTGACATAAAATCACCTAAAGTTGAGACATGTTTCACTTGACAGCAACAATATGCGGTTCACACTTCAGAGTGGAGACACTTTGGAGGCGAAAGACGTCaaacctgcagctgaaggaATTATATCTGACGGAGAAAGTGTTTCTTCAAACCCGCAGGTGTGATCGCAGCAGGTTTGGTGTAATCGCTGTTCATTATGTTAACATGTTGGAACAATGCTCAATTATTCCTTTGTGATTTATCTCTCTACTATCAGCACAGACCAGTTAAATCAGATGATGTTTTTTGTGGGTCTATTCATCAGGGACACCACAAAAGTCCACCctcagcatctgtctgtctctgtgaaacGATGTCTGTGTTCAGAAGAAAGGCTGTCGTGAGGCCGTGTTGTTTCCCTACATGTTCCTTCTAGTCACCCGTGTGGGATGTGACAATAAAACCAGTGGTATTACCAGTGCAAACTCTGATTcatacatgcatttgtgtgtttgtgtgtttttctatgccttttgtaaaatacatttctttgaGTGCCATTCTGGTATCCCCTGGCAAAGCTTTTTTTCATATTCTTTGATGAAGACATTTGATTTGCATGTGAAAAGACCTATTTTCCtacaaaaataaatcagaaatgCATATTGAATAGAGTCTCCGCATCTTTTGTTCGGGCTCcatagcagaaaaaaaacagtaaattaaaGGCTCCCCACTTCTGAAGCGTTGAGGATTGCCCTGTTCTTGTTGTCAGTATGAGATCTGGGTCTGATTTTGATTGGTGGAGAGCAGGGGGGGTCTCTGTGGTGCTATCAGGAGAATTACAGTCACACGGGCTGATGTTGTGTCACTGGCAGGAACAACACAGGAGACCGGAGCGATGTCGCTTCAGCTCATGTCAGTcgtgtcattttgtttgtcactTTGGCAGCTCGTTCGGTGAGAGCTGAACTTCAGCTTGTGACGAGAGAACATCTGAGTCTGTGAGGCTTTAAATTACATTAATGCGTTATGAGCTCGGCCTTTGTCCTTGATAACACGATCATTTCTTCAATCAATCCAGACTCAACCAGCAGAAACCGTTCAGCGCCTCTTTGAAACTAAAAATATGAGCATAAGGGTTGAATAAGTGTCCTCgttgtcttttctttccccCAAGTTTTCCACTTCGTGTCTCTCATTAGCGagttcacagccaaactgcCTGGAGAATAAACatcaaaaatggaaatggaaagtATGTTTTTTGTGATTCTCTGACATAAAAAATACTTTCCCTGCAGAGATTAGCCAGTGGGAGCGAGCAGAGTGCTGCAGCTGGATGTACAACGAGGTCACTGCCAATATGAGAGGAATCCCGGGAGCCATGTCTGGGATGGCAACTTGTGGCAGCAGGCTATTTTCtccacaaagaaacaaacatttcatccCATTAATGGCCTAATTGGACGGGTGTACTCACCCCACACAGATGACATTTTAGAGACAGTGTGCACATGCTATTATGAATTTGGGGACGggtaaacaggaaacagctccAGTGCTTTCCAAAGTTTGCCTGGTTAGGTTTTTTAGTTTGTTAAAGCATCATCCAGATGTTTGCATGTCT is a window encoding:
- the gjc1 gene encoding gap junction gamma-1 protein; this translates as MSWSFLTRLLEEIHNHSTFVGKLWLTVLIVFRIVLTAVGGESIYYDEQSKFVCNSGQPGCENVCYDAFAPLSHVRFWVFQIILVAMPSLMYMGYAVNKIARLDEAKGGGASAPVRTGGGGYTHRKPRKICFGARQHRGIEETEEDQEDDPMIYEVPEIEPPKRPRDPLQPTPRPKVRHDGRKRIQDEGLMRVYVLQLVTRTVLEAGFLAGQYLLYGFRVTPVFVCSGKPCPHSVDCFVSRPTEKTIFLRIMYGVTVLCLLLNVWEMLHLGIGSICDILRRRRCPPQEDEYQLGLLGTNGGVEGSVAGTGPEAGSEGGVGGDGAADYVGYPFSWNTPSAPPGYNIVVKPEQMPYTDLSNAKMACKQNRANIAQEEQQQFGSNEDNFPTGGEARVALNKDMIQQAHEQLEAAIQAYSQQHRAEGQLGDNQDDKPQSNIIQAQPQPQPQKERKHRFKHGKGGSSGGGSSSNSSSSKSGEGKPSVWI